A single genomic interval of Hemibagrus wyckioides isolate EC202008001 linkage group LG13, SWU_Hwy_1.0, whole genome shotgun sequence harbors:
- the LOC131363364 gene encoding putative C-type lectin domain family 20 member A — MEKHLFMILFLTGVLSAPRRYYLIQQAMTWNSAQTYCRANHDDLAIIDNADNLIRFQSEVQRQQFSSKAWVGMYNDINSWRWSLDNHPIGPALWAAMWAQPNNGAGDEICGGVDSYGWLDASCSLLLPVVCFDARYTGTDCYIYIATKMTWPGAQSYCRQYHTDLASTRNQTELSNVQSKIPTFSWIGLFRDFWKWADGTNFSTIAWMPKKPDNALGHQDCGYIFNNQACDAQCTNSLPFFCYSFITDKKQNLKLKVMSSQDVNDPAAQASILDKIKQKLKDHGMTDNIRVWWRQQADGLVFHKEK; from the exons ATGGAGAAGCATCTGTTCATGATCCTGTTTTTAACCG GTGTCCTCTCAGCCCCACGCAGGTACTATCTGATTCAGCAGGCGATGACATGGAATAGTGCTCAGACTTACTGCCGAGCCAATCATGATGACCTGGCTATCATCGACAATGCTGACAACTTGATCCGATTTCAGAGTGAAGTACAGAGGCAACAATTCAGCTCCAAGGCTTGGGTTGGAATGTACAATGACATAAACAGCTGGCGCTGGTCTCTTGATAATCACCCGATAGGTCCAGCATTGTGGGCTGCAATGTGGGCGCAGCCTAACAATGGGGCAGGAGATGAAATATGTGGTGGGGTAGATAGTTACGGTTGGCTGGATGCATCATGTAGCCTTTTGCTTCCTGTTGTATGTTTTGATG CCAGGTACACCGGCACTGACTGCTACATTTACATCGCGACTAAGATGACATGGCCCGGGGCTCAGAGTTACTGCAGACAGTATCACACAGACCTGGCCTCTACCAGAAACCAAACTGAACTATCCAATGTACAGTCAAAGATTCCTACGTTCTCTTGGATTGGTCTGTTCAGAGACTTCTGGAAGTGGGCAGATGGGACCAACTTCTCCACCATTGCATGGATGCCTAAGAAACCTGATAATGCCCTGGGACATCAGGACTGtggatatatatttaataatcaaGCTTGTGATGCTCAGTGTACCAATTCATTGCCTTTCTTCTGTTATTCAT TCAttacagacaaaaaacaaaatctaaaaCTGAAGGTCATGTCCAGTCAGGATGTAAATGATCCTGCAGCACAGGCGAGCATTTTGGATAAG ATAAAACAGAAGCTGAAGGATCATGGGATGACAGATAACATCAGAGTTTGGTGGAGACAACAGGCAGATGGTCTGGTGTTTCACAAGGAGAAATAA